GGCGCAGCATGTAACCTTCAATCAGTGAACGGTATTGCTCGTTATGCGCCACTGCATGTGGTCGTGGCCCAACAATCGACATACCGCCGGTCAGGACGTTAATAAATTGCGGTAATTCGTCCAGTGAAGTACGGCGCAAAAAGTTACCCACACGCGTCACTCGCGGATCGTTTTGCGTCGCCTGCGTCACGACGCTGTCGTTTTCCATGACTTTCATTGAGCGGAACTTCCACACCATGATCGGTTTTCCGTCCATGCCGTAACGGGTCTGGCGGAAGATCACCGGACCTGGCGAGGTGATCTTCACCGCAAGGGCGATCGCGCACAGAACGGGGGAGATCAGCAACAAAATCAGGGAAGAGAGGACGATATCTTCCAGGCGTTTCAGCACGCGGTTGATGCCGGAGAGCGGTGTATCGTAAAGCGGTACTACCGGTACGCCATTCACCTCTTCGATACGCGAATGCAAGATATTGAAGGTAAAGACATCAGGGATAAGACTTACTGAGCAGGTGGTATCAGCCAGCTCGCGCATCAGGTTACGGATACACTTCTCTTCACTCATCGGCATCGCAATGTAGACATTGTGGATCTTGCCCGCTTTCGCATCCTCAATGAGCTGTTCGGTATTGCCTGCCCAATCCGGTGAGACACCGCCGGGTTGTGCGTCGTGATACACCCCGACAACGTCGAAGCCCAGCCAGGGCTCTTTGCGGAAACTGTTGAGTAATAACGCCCCAACGGGCAGATCGCCGGCCACTGCCACAAAGCGGGTGTTATACCCCTGGTTACGTAACCAACCAGCGCAATAACGGATAGACACGCGACACACCACCATGCCGAGACTGGTTAACCCGTACCAGCACAGATAAGTGACAAGACGATTATCAAAATCATGGCTAAATGCCACCAGTCCGGCACTGAATATCAGACTTAAGGTCCAGTTTTGCAGCAGCAGCATCAGTTCAGTTGTAATCTTTACACCGCGCCATGAACGATAAAAATCGGTCATCCCGCCGATCATTTGAAACACCACCAGGGCAATCAACGCCATCAGCAGATGCATGTATAAAAATGGCAATCCGCTTATCCGGCACACCGCCCACAGCCCGCCGACCATGATGGTAATGTCAGAAAAACGCTGCACCATTGAGATTAACGATGCATTCGTTCTGGCTCGCTCGCGCTTTTTTAGATTTGTCATCGTTGTTCCTTTCGTTCAAAACCAGCCCCTCACCTTCTCCCTTCCGAAGAGAAGTTGAGGGGGAAAGTTTTACTGATTCAACAGCGCCAGAATGTCCTGCGTTCGCGCTTCCATCAGCGGGACATCTCCCCGTGACTCCACATTCAGACGCACCACAGGTTCCGTATTCGAGGAGCGCAGATTGAATCGCCATTGAGGAAACGACATGCTGATCCCATCGGTGTGATCAATATCCAGAGCGTGAATAGCAAAATGCTGCTCGACGCGCGCAATCGCCTCGACGGGCAATGCCAGTGTGCTGTTGATTTCACCACTCGCCGGGAACGCTGCCATACGGTCGCGAACCAGCTCGCCCAACGTCTGCCCTTTCAGGCACAGCAACTCTGTCACCAGCAACCACGGGATCATGCCGCTATCGCAGTAGGCAAAATCGCGAAAATAGTGATGTGCGCTCATCTCTCCGCCATAGATGGCATCTTCCTCACGCATCCGCTCTTTAATAAAAGCGTGACCGGTTTTGGACATAACCGGTTTGCCCCCTGCGGCACTGACCACATCAACCGTATTCCAGGAGAGACGCGGATCATGGATGATCTTCGCGCCTGGGTTTTTCTCCAGGAATGCTTCTGCCAGAAGGCCTACGATGTAGTAACCTTCGATAAACTGACCTTTTTCGTCGAACAGGAAGCAACGGTCAAAGTCACCGTCAAAGGCGATCCCCATATCCGCGCCATGTTCAATCACCGCATTGCGGGTATCCGCCCGACACTCTGGCAGCAGCGGATTAGGGATACCATTGGGGAAATGACCGTCCGGGGTGTTATGGACTTTGACGAACGTCACCGGCACGTTGAGCGCCTTAAAGCGAGCTTCCAGGGCATCTACAACCGGGCCTGCCGCACCGTTGCCGGAGTTAATTACCAGCTTCAATGGCTTGAGGTTTGCCACGTTGATGTAACCCAGGAGATGGTCGAGATAGGCAGCGCGAAGGTCGATTTGCTGGTAGCTGCCACGTTTTGTAGGGTCCACCGGGGGGAAATCGTTGGCTTCCGCAAGACGCTGCACATCACGTAAGCCAGTATCTCCGCTGATAGGTCGAGCTCCCTCACGCACCAGCTTCATCCCGTTGTAATTCATTGGATTATGGCTGGCTGTCACTTCAATACCGCCATCTACCCCCAGATGGAAAGTGGCAAAATAGATCTCTTCTGTACCCGAAAGTCCAATATCCAGCACATCGACACCGGCATCCTGCAACCCTTTCGCCAGTGCCTGTTTTAGCGATTCGCTGGTCAAACGCACGTCACCGCCCAGTACAATCGTTTTCGGCTTTAAATATTCGCCATATGCCCGGCCAATACGCCACGCAATATCTTCATTCAGTTCTTCACCCAGCTTGCCGCGAATATCGTAGGCTTTAAAACAGGTTAACTTTTCCATGATCACCCCTTTTTCAGGCAACAGTCGGCCAGGGCTCTTAATGAGCCTTATTAATTGGTAGTAAATGTTTTGCCCGGTAACGTCGTGCTTACACGCGCCCGTAGCGATCCTCAAAGCGGACGATATCGTCCTCTTCCAGATAGGAGCCGGAACGTACTTCGATCAGATCGAGAGGAATTTTCCCTGGGTTTTCCAGGCAATGTGTTGCCCCCAGCGGAATGTAGATTGATTCATTTTCACCCAGCAGTTTCACGTCATCATTGATGGTCACTTTGGCTGTTCCCGCCACAACCACCCAGTGTTCCGCCCGGTGATGGTGCATCTGCACCGACAGTCCTTCACCTGGTTTCACCGTAATACGTTTCACCTGATAGCGTTCCCCTGCATCGATCGAATCGTATTTACCCCACGGGCGGTAAACTTCGCGGTGAATATGGTGTTCGTGGCGGCCATCGGCCTTAATTTTCTCCACGACTTTTTTGACATCCTGCACAGCATTGCGATCGGCAATCAACACCGCGTCTTTGGTCTGGACAACCACCAGATCCTTGACACCCACCGTGGTCACCAGCCCCGATTCGGCATACACATAGCTGTTTTCCGTTTTATGACTGATCACATCCCCATGATGAACGTTGCCTTCCGGCGTGTGGGCGCTGATCTCCCAGAGCGAGGACCAGGAACCGACATCACTCCAGCCCGCATCCATGGGAACCACCACCGCGTCAGCCGTCCGCTCCATCACCGCATAGTCGATCGACTCTTCCGGGCAGGCGAGGAACGAAGCTTCGTCTACACGGATAAAATCGAGATCCGGGTCGACCACATCCATCGCCTTTTCACAGGCATTGAGGATATCCGGGCGGTACTTTTGCAACTCTTCGAGGTAGCGCCCGGCGCGGAATAAGAACATGCCGCTGTTCCAGTAATACTCCCCACTGGCAACGTAGGCCTGCGCGGTGTCCAGATTCGGTTTTTCAACAAATTGCGCCACGTTAAACGCCACGCTGTCAGCCTGCGCCTCAGCGACATCCCCACGGCGGATATAGCCGTAACCCGTTTCCGGTAGATCCGGCACAATACCGAACGTCACCAGTTTGCCACTTTCGGCGTAGGGAATGGCTGCACGTACAGCGTCACGGAAAGCATCTTCCTGCTGGATCACGTGGTCTGCTGCCAGCACCAGCATGAGAGGGTCACACTCTGGACTGCTACGCAGTGCCGCCAGCGCTGCCAGCGCTATCGCCGGAGCTGTATTGCGGCCCGCAGGTTCCAGAATAATGTTTTCAGTCAACTTGTTGAGCTGACGCAACTGCTCGGCAACGATAAAGCGGTGCTGTTCATTACAAATCACCACCGGGCTTTCGCACGCCACACCATTAAGGCGTGACACCGTTGTTTGCAGCATAGTGAGATCCCCTTTCAGGCAGAGGAACTGCTTTGGATAGAGCACGCGGGACAGCGGCCATAACCGGCTACCAGAGCCTCCAGCCATCACGACCGGAAAAAGTTTGGTTTGACTCATGATTTATCCCCGTATATCTGCAATAAATTGGCTAAGCACGTTCTCTTTTTCGAGCGTGCGTTCGGCATATTCACGTGCCACCGTGTTCTCTTTTGGCATCACGAGTGCCTGTTCGATCCCCGTCACCAGCGCCTGAACGGATTCCGGCTCCACGCAGACGGCGATACCGGGATAGCTTTTGCACAACTGACCCAATTCAGTTTCAGGTTCTGCGGTGATCACCGCATTGCCACCAACAGCCAGGATGTTGGTCAGTTTTGAAGGCAGAACGGCATCCGCCGCCCCGCGTTTTTGCACCACCAGGTGACAATCGCCCATCTTCAGCAACGCGGGCAGTGCGTCATAAGACTGGAGCGGGAAGAATTTCACAT
This sequence is a window from Enterobacter sp. RHBSTW-00994. Protein-coding genes within it:
- the wcaJ gene encoding undecaprenyl-phosphate glucose phosphotransferase; amino-acid sequence: MTNLKKRERARTNASLISMVQRFSDITIMVGGLWAVCRISGLPFLYMHLLMALIALVVFQMIGGMTDFYRSWRGVKITTELMLLLQNWTLSLIFSAGLVAFSHDFDNRLVTYLCWYGLTSLGMVVCRVSIRYCAGWLRNQGYNTRFVAVAGDLPVGALLLNSFRKEPWLGFDVVGVYHDAQPGGVSPDWAGNTEQLIEDAKAGKIHNVYIAMPMSEEKCIRNLMRELADTTCSVSLIPDVFTFNILHSRIEEVNGVPVVPLYDTPLSGINRVLKRLEDIVLSSLILLLISPVLCAIALAVKITSPGPVIFRQTRYGMDGKPIMVWKFRSMKVMENDSVVTQATQNDPRVTRVGNFLRRTSLDELPQFINVLTGGMSIVGPRPHAVAHNEQYRSLIEGYMLRHKVKPGITGWAQINGWRGETDTLEKMEKRIEFDLEYIREWSVWFDIKIVFLTIFKGFVNKAAY
- the cpsG gene encoding colanic acid biosynthesis phosphomannomutase CpsG, producing the protein MEKLTCFKAYDIRGKLGEELNEDIAWRIGRAYGEYLKPKTIVLGGDVRLTSESLKQALAKGLQDAGVDVLDIGLSGTEEIYFATFHLGVDGGIEVTASHNPMNYNGMKLVREGARPISGDTGLRDVQRLAEANDFPPVDPTKRGSYQQIDLRAAYLDHLLGYINVANLKPLKLVINSGNGAAGPVVDALEARFKALNVPVTFVKVHNTPDGHFPNGIPNPLLPECRADTRNAVIEHGADMGIAFDGDFDRCFLFDEKGQFIEGYYIVGLLAEAFLEKNPGAKIIHDPRLSWNTVDVVSAAGGKPVMSKTGHAFIKERMREEDAIYGGEMSAHHYFRDFAYCDSGMIPWLLVTELLCLKGQTLGELVRDRMAAFPASGEINSTLALPVEAIARVEQHFAIHALDIDHTDGISMSFPQWRFNLRSSNTEPVVRLNVESRGDVPLMEARTQDILALLNQ
- the cpsB gene encoding mannose-1-phosphate guanyltransferase translates to MSQTKLFPVVMAGGSGSRLWPLSRVLYPKQFLCLKGDLTMLQTTVSRLNGVACESPVVICNEQHRFIVAEQLRQLNKLTENIILEPAGRNTAPAIALAALAALRSSPECDPLMLVLAADHVIQQEDAFRDAVRAAIPYAESGKLVTFGIVPDLPETGYGYIRRGDVAEAQADSVAFNVAQFVEKPNLDTAQAYVASGEYYWNSGMFLFRAGRYLEELQKYRPDILNACEKAMDVVDPDLDFIRVDEASFLACPEESIDYAVMERTADAVVVPMDAGWSDVGSWSSLWEISAHTPEGNVHHGDVISHKTENSYVYAESGLVTTVGVKDLVVVQTKDAVLIADRNAVQDVKKVVEKIKADGRHEHHIHREVYRPWGKYDSIDAGERYQVKRITVKPGEGLSVQMHHHRAEHWVVVAGTAKVTINDDVKLLGENESIYIPLGATHCLENPGKIPLDLIEVRSGSYLEEDDIVRFEDRYGRV